The Methanophagales archaeon DNA window TCCGAACGCAAATCGCCTCTTCCTGCCTATCAACTCCGGATCCATAGGCTCATATAAACTCGTATCTGCCAGCGTTCCGTGCACATGCATTCCCGATTCATGTGTGAATGCATTATCACCCATCAGCGGCTTGTTTGGTGCAACCGGCATCTTTGTCACGTTCCGTACCAATCGAGAAGTCTCATACAACTTCTCCTTCACTATCCCGCTCTTCACACCATAAAGCAGGTCAAGCGCAGTAACCACCTCTTCCAGCGATGCATTACCCGCTCGCTCTCCCATGCCATTTACTGTTACGTGTACGACCTGAGCACCTGCCAGCACAGCAGCAATCGAGTTAGCAGTCGCCAGTCCGAAGTCATTATGACAGTGAGCCGAGATGGGCGTATTTAAATCGCTGAGAGCACTGAATATCTCCTTCGTTCGCTCTGGATACAGCACACCCACAGTATCACAGAAACACAGGCGGTCAACCACACCCGCATCTGAGAGTTCGGTAAATAGGGATTTTAAAAACGCCATATCGGCTCTTGAAGCATCCTCAGCACTTATTTCCACTTTCAAGCCATGCCCTTTCACATATTCCGCTGCCTCCATCGTCATCCTTCGCAGCGTTTCCCGGTCTATCTTCAATTTCTTCTTTATGTGGTCATCAGAGACCGGTGCGACTAAATTCACGGTGTCAACATCACAATCAATTGCAGCATCAATGTCACCGCGTAATAGACGAGCGAAAGAGCTTATTTCTGCTCTTAAACCCGCTTTTACTATCGATTTGATTGCCCTTTGCTCACCTTCGGAGATGATTGCTGTACCCGCCTCGATGATATCAACTCCAAGAATATCAAGCTGCCGTGCAATTTGCAGTTTCTGCTCTGGAGTCAAGGATACACCCGGAGTCTGTTCTCCATCACGCAGCGTGGTATCCAGTATCTTCACTGTTCTCGACTCAACCATAATCCAAATCTAAATTAACTTCATATTATAAAAACTTGAAAAATTTGATAGATGCTGCTGAAGACGCTTACACTCCGGAATTATCGCAAATATAAGAACGCATGTATAGAGTTCCCTGATGGCGTGATTGGGATCATTGGACTGAATGGAGTGGGGAAGACGACACTGGTAGAGGCGATAGGTTGGGCTATATTCGGGCATTATGCTGCACGAACAACTAAGGAGCTTATAAAACGCAGAGGTGCATCACCACATGAGCCATGCCAGGTAGAGCTGGAGTTCGAGCTGGGTGGCGACTACTATAAAGTGGTAAGAGAGATGGCGGGTAAGAATTTGATGCCCAAGGCGAGGCTTGTTATCAATGGAAAACTCATCACCAGCAATGCGGAGGAGGTGACGGAAGTGCTGGAGCATAAAATAGGCATGGATTACCAATCATTCTTCACTTCCGTCTTCGCGCGGCAGAAGGAGTTGAATGCGCTATCAACAATGAAGGCTGCGGAACGAAAGAAGCTCATGTTGCGTATGCTTGGCATTGAACGGATAGAGAATAGCATACAGGCGCTAAGGGAGGATAGAAGAGGCAAGGAGAAGAAGATAGAGGGTATAAAAGCAGCAATTGTGGATAAAGAAGGCAGGAAGAAGATAGAATTACTTCAGACAAAGAGGGCGGAGCTGGATAAGGATAAAGAGTCTATTATACCGCTTATAAAGGAGATAGAATCAGAAAAAGAGGAGAAAGAGCGTATAGTTCTGGCAACGAAGCATGAGCTGGAACTCGCAACTGAGAAATATGAGAGATACGTGGAGCTGACCAATATGCTGGGCGAGCGAAGGAGCTACCTGGAGAACATTCGGAAGAGCCGGGAAGAGAAGGAGAAGGAGCTTGCTGCATTGATTGAGAAGCAAAAGCGGCTTCAGGCTATACAGGCAGAGGAAAAGCGGTATTTCGAGTATAAAGCGCGCAAAACCGAGCTGGAACAGCTACGGAATCGCTACCAGCATAAGATAGAGCTGACAGGGCGGCAAGAGAAGACTGTGGAAGAGATAAAACAGCGAAAAGCTCTAATAAAGGAACTGGAA harbors:
- a CDS encoding 2-isopropylmalate synthase, which gives rise to MVESRTVKILDTTLRDGEQTPGVSLTPEQKLQIARQLDILGVDIIEAGTAIISEGEQRAIKSIVKAGLRAEISSFARLLRGDIDAAIDCDVDTVNLVAPVSDDHIKKKLKIDRETLRRMTMEAAEYVKGHGLKVEISAEDASRADMAFLKSLFTELSDAGVVDRLCFCDTVGVLYPERTKEIFSALSDLNTPISAHCHNDFGLATANSIAAVLAGAQVVHVTVNGMGERAGNASLEEVVTALDLLYGVKSGIVKEKLYETSRLVRNVTKMPVAPNKPLMGDNAFTHESGMHVHGTLADTSLYEPMDPELIGRKRRFAFGKHTGRASVKMALEEMGITADDSGMEKILSKVKELGDKGKLVTDSDFQAIVDDILHIERKERIKLLDLSVVSGKNVYPTASIRLEIDGEDKVEAGVGVGPVDAALNALRKAMSGSEMNDLRLEEYHVDAITGGTDALVNVVVKMSRGDRAITASGISEDIVLASMHAMIKGINRLYS